TCGCCAGCACGGCATGCTTGCTGCAAGCATACGGCACCACATCGTCGAACGCTTGACGGGAGAGAATGGAGCCGACATTGATGATCTTGTAGGGGCCGTTCTCCTTGCCCTGCTCGATCATCTGCTTGCCGGCCTCCTGCATGCCGATCAGGCAACCCAGGGCATTGACGTCCATGATCTGATGCCAGTTTTCTTCTGTGATGTCCAAGAACATCAGCGGCTTGTTGATGCCGGCATTGTTGACCATGACGTTGAGGCTGCCAAAGGCATCGACGGTGGCCTTGACGGCGGCCTGCATCTGGTCACGCTCGGTCACGTTAAGCTTCACGGCGATGGCTTTGCCACCCTTCTCCTTGATGCGTGCCACGACCTCGTTGCATCCGTCGATGTTGAGGTCTGCCACGCACACATTGGCGCCCTGTTCAGCATAATGTTCAGCAACGGCGGCCCCCATGCCACGCGCAGCACCTGTGATCAGGCAATTTTTTCCTTCAAGTCGAGTCTTGTCCATGGTGTCACCTCGGAAGTCTTGTTGTGGGTCTCTCCATATCACCGGTGGCCCTTTTCTCGTGGCGCATGGAGCCTTTGTCTACAAGGAGTTCTGATAACGCGAGCTGTAGCGTGAGCGATACGTTTTGTTTCCTTGCTGACTCGTATTGTCAGCAGGCCAGCCTGGCAATGACAGCTGCCCCCACGGCCAATTTGACCAGATTGGATTTTTCTGAAGGCGACACGAGGTGTGCGGTCGATCTTGTGAACAGAAAGGTGCTGACTTGCAGTGAGAAACGGCCAATGACGGCCAGTAAGCCGCCTTATCACCAAGCAAGCCGTGGTGGCGTCGCCTGGGTTAAATGGCTTACCGAGCAAAAGTCCTGCTAGATACTGATTGATGCGTTGATGGCAGCAAGCGTCAACTGACGCTGGCGCTTATCTGTCGGGCCTTTTCCTGCAGCAGTGGCAGGTACTGGCGGATCAGAGTGTCATAGTCGATGCGGGCTGCATTGGTACTGATGTTGATTGCGCCCAGCAGTCTGTCGTTGGCATCGAAGGCCGGCACGGCCACCGAGCGCAACCCGGAGTCGAGTTCCTGGTCGGCGATCGCGTAACCCTGCTTGCGCACGTCGAGGATGCGGCGCTTGAGTTCGGCCTTATCGGTGATCGACTTGTCGGTGTGCGGTTCGAGAGCCACCTGCATCAGAAAGGCGTCAAGATCGGCATCCGGCAACTGGGCCAGTAGCACCCGTCCCATGGAGGTATGGGCCGCGGGCAGGCGCGTGCCCACCGAGAGCGTGATGGCCATGAGCCGGTGCCTTGACGAGGAGCGGGCCACATAGGTGACATCTTCGCCGTCCAGCACGCCCAGCGATGAGGATTCGCCGCACTCGGTGGTGATGTCCTCGAGAATCTGCTGGATCACGCTGCGATAGTTGTTGGCGGAAAGAAACGCATAGCCGAGGTTCAGTACCTTGGGGGCTAGCTCGAAGTGGCGCTGCTGCTTGCGGACATAGCCCAATGCATGGAGCGTTAAAAGAAAGCGCCGGGCCCGAGCCCGGTTCATTCCCGTCTTGCTGGCCACCTCGCTCAGGGTCATGCGAGGGGTGGTGTCATCGAAGGCCAGGATCACCTCCATTCCGCTAGCCAGTGCCGTGACGAAGTCGCGGTCATCCGGACTTATCATGTCTTCCTGCATTCAGTTTCCCTCTGCCTGATGGTGGTGTCTGCGGATACTGACCTTCGCTCGAATCTAGCACATATGTTCGCCTGGCGAACATTTTTGGCCCCTTCCTTGTCAGGCCGTTCTTCCCGTCGAGCCTATACTTTGGTCGCGTTTCGACAGATCTGTTCAGAGTAAAAAACATTCTGCTGGCAGTGGGTTATCACACGCTATCCCGTCATAAGGGGGATGGGCGATGTCTCCCTGCGTTTGACGCTTGCCGGCGTTGGCGCTAGATTCGTTCGCAAAGCAAACATATGTACGTATAGCGAACTTTAGTTGACTGCTTCTTAGGAACGGTCTTCGAGTCCACCACCAGAGAGGTGCATCCCCATGGCCGAGTTTCTCAGCCTGCATGACGCGGTCGCGCAATACGTCGAGGACGGCGCTACCGTGGCCATGGAAGGCTTTACCCATCTGATTCCCTTTGCCGCGGGTCACGAGGTGATCCGTCAGAAGAAACGTGACCTGATCCTGATACGGATGACTCCTGACCTGATCTACGATCAGTTGATCGGCGCGGGGTGCGCGCGGAAGGTGATCTTCTCCTGGGGGGGCAATCCCGGCGTGGGTTCACTGCACCGCCTGCGTGATGCAGTGGAGAACGGCTGGCCTCACCGGATAGAGATCCTCGAGCACAGCCATGCGGCCATGGCCTGTGCCTTCGAGGCCGGCGCCGCTGGCCTGCCGCTGGCGGTGCTGCGCGGCTATGTGGGCAGCGAGCTGCCCAACGTCAACGATCAGATCAAGTTCATCGACTGTCCGTTTACCGGCGAGCGCCTGGCGGCGGTGCCGGCGGTGCGTCCGGATGTCTCCATCGTCCACGCTCAGAAGGCCGACCGGAAGGGCAACGTGCTGGTGGAGGGCATCGTCGGTGTGCAGAAGGAGGCCGTGCTGGCAGCGAAGAAGAGCATCGTCACCGTCGAGGAGATCGTCGAGGACCTGACCGCTGAATCGGGCTACCACCCCAACACCTGCATCATCCCGGGCTGGGCCATCGATGCCATTGCCGTAGCCGAGAAGGGCGCGCTGCCTTCCTATGCCCACGGCTACTACCCGCGCCACAACCGCTTCTACAAGGAGTGGGACGCCATCGCCCGCGACCGCGACACCTTCACGAAGTGGCTCGACGAGAACGTCTTCAACGCAGCAGGGGTATCCGCATGAGCATCGAATACACCTCGGCCGAGATGATGAGCGTCACCGCCGCCCGGGCACTCGAAAACGGCATGACCTGCTTCGTCGGCATCGGCCTGCCCTCCGAGGCCGCCAACCTGGCCCGCCTGACCCATGCCCCCGACGTGGTGCTGATCTACGAGTCCGGCACCCTGCAAACCAAGCCCGACGTGCTGCCGCTCTCGATCGGTGACGGCGAACTGTGCGAGTCGGCCCTGACCACCGTCGCGGTGCCGGAGATGTTCCGCTACTGGTTGCAGGGCGGCAAGGTCGACGTGGGCTTCCTGGGTACCGCGCAGATCGACCGCTTCGCCAACCTTAATACCACCCTGATCGGCGACTACCAGGCACCCAAGGTGCGCCTGCCGGGCGGCGGCGGGGCGCCGGAGATCGCCACCAACGCGGGCGAGGTCTTCATCACCCTGAAGCACTCCAAGCGAGCCTTCGTGAAGGACGTGGACTTCGTCACCACCCTGGGCTTCGGTCGCGACGGCAAGGGCCGCGACGGCGTGCCGAACATCGGCAAGGGGCCCACTCGCCTCATTACCGATCTCTGCGTGATGAAACCCGATCCTGAGACCAAGGAGCTCACGGTGGTGTCGCTGCATCCAGGCGTGAGCCGCGAGGATGTGATTGAGGCCACCGGCTGGGAGATCCGCTTCAGCGGCGAGCTTGAGAGCACCCCAGAGCCCTCCGAGCTTGAGCTTAAGATCCTGCGCGAGCTGAAGGACAGAACCGAACGCCAGCACGCCGGCGAGTAAATTCACGCTATAACGGCCATCGCTCGCCGCGTTCTATCGGCGAATTCCAGGAGCCTAAATCATGAGCGACGTATTCCTTTGTCATCCGCGGCGCAGCGCCGTGGGCCGCTTCGGTGGCACGCTGGCAAGCGTACGCCCCGACGATCTTGCCGCCAGCATCTTCAAGGCGGTACTGGCCGAGGCCCCCGGTCTCGATCCAGCGGCCATCGATGATGTCTTCATGGGCTGCGCCAACCAGGCCGGCGAGGACAATCGCAGCGTGGCGCGTATGTCGCTGTTGCTGGCTGGCCTGCCAACTTCCGTGCCCGGCACCACCCTGAACCGCCTGTGCGGCTCCGGCATGGATGCGGTGGGCACCGCCTTCCGTGCCATCAAGGCCGGCGAGATGGAGCTGGCGCTGGCCGGCGGCGTGGAGTCGATGTCCCGGGCGCCCTACGTAATGGGCAAGGCCGACGGCGCCTTCTCACGCGGCCAGCAGATCGAGGACACCACCATCGGTTGGCGCTTCATCAACCCGCTGATGAAGCAGGCCTATGGCGTTGACTCGATGCCCGTGACCGCCGAGAACGTGGCCGAGCAGTTCGCCATTGCACGCGCGGACCAGGACGCCTTCGCCCTGCGCTCCCAGCAGAAGGCCGCCGCTGCCCAGCAGGCGGGGCGCTTTGCCGAGGAGATTACCGCCATCGAGATCCCGCGCCGCAAGCAGACGCCGCTGATCTTCGACCAGGACGAGCACCTGCGCGAAACCAGCCTCGAGAAGCTGGCGAGCCTGTCCACACCGTTTCGCGACGGCGGCAGCGTGACCGCCGGCAATGCCTCCGGCGTCAATGACGGCGCCGCCGCCATGCTGGTGGCAAGCGCCGCTGCGGTGGAGCAGCACGGCCTCACGCCGATGGCGAAGATCCTTGGCATGGCCACCGCCGGCGTCGAGCCGCGGATCATGGGCTATGGCCCGGTGCCCGCGGTGAAAAAGCTGCTCGAGCGTACCGGCGTGTCGCTCGACGAGATCGACGTGATCGAGTTGAACGAGGCGTTCGCCGCCCAAGCGCTCGCCTGCATGCGCGACCTGGGGCTCAAGGACGACGACCCGCGGGTCAACCCCAACGGCGGCGCCATTGCGCTTGGCCATCCGCTGGGCATGTCCGGTGCGCGCCTGATGCTGACCGCCGCCCATGAGCTGCAGAAGACCGGCAAGCGCTATGCCCTGTGCACTATGTGCGTGGGCGTGGGGCAGGGTATCGCTACGCTGATCGAGCGGGCCTAAGAGAGCCCGAAGGGCGATACGGAAGCCGACATCAGGATTTGTCGGTTAGTCCCGTGGCAACGAACGGAGAGATTGATATGGCATTTCTAAACATCCACGGCCGCAGCGTGGCTTATCGGCTGTTAGGTTCTGAGGCCAATCCCCTAGTGATGTTGGCCCATCCTCTGGGCATGAGCCAGGCGGTGTGGGACGACATCCTACCGGTGTTGCTGCCACGCTACCGGGTGCTGACCTGGGACTTGCCTGGCCATGGCGCCAGTCAGGCTTGGGGCGAGGGGCCGATTACTCCGGGCGACCTGGCGGGCGAGGCATTGGCACTGGCTGAGCATGCCGGTGCCGATCGCTTCCACTTCGCCGGGACTTCCATCGGTGGTGTGGTGGGCCAGTCCCTAATCGAGTACCACGCCCAGCGCTTGCTTTCGGCGACGTTGACCAATACCGGTGCGGTGATTGGTAACGCCGAGCTGTGGAATACCCGTGCCAGTCGCGTGCGTCAGGAAGGCTTAGCGGTAATGTCCGAGGAAATCGTACCGCGTTGGTTCGCCCCGGCCTGCTTCGAGTCCGAGCCGGCACTCAAGGACGGCTGGTGCACCCAGATGGGCCGCGGCGACGACGATTCCTACGCCAAGCTTTGCGAGATGCTGGGCCGCGACGTCTTCACCGGCAAGCTATCTGGGAAGGGTGTGAAGGTTCAGCTATTCGGCGGCAGCGAGGACATGGCGACCCCGCCGGCGACCCTCAAGGCCCTGGCCGTCGAGCTCGACGGCGCGCTGTTGGAAATCCTCGAGGGAGTGGGCCATGTGCCTTCCGTAGAGGTGCCGGCGCAGTTTGCCGAAAGGCTGATTGCTGTGATCCAGGCGGCGTAGGTGCTCTGCCGACGCTATATTTCTCTAACCATCACATCATTATCTCGCACCTTAAATGCGTTGCGGGGTAAGTGAGGTCACATGTCCAATCCCTGTATCATCTGCGTTGCCATCACCGGCAGCCTGCCGCGCAAGGAAAACAATCCTGCCGTTCCTGTCACCATCGAGGAGCAGATCGAGAGCACCCAGGCGGCCTTCGAGGCTGGGGCCAGCATCGTCCATTGCCATGTGCGCAATGACGACCAATCGCCGACCTCAGCCCCCGAGAAGTTCGCCAGATTGATGGAAGGCCTCAAGAAGCACTGCCCGGGGATGATCATCCAGCTCTCCACCGGCGGGCGCTCTGGGGCTGGCGAGGAGCGTGGCGCCATGCTGCCACTGAAGCCTGACATGGCAAGCCTCGCAGTGGGTTCCAATAATTTCCCCACCCGGGTCTACGAGAATTCCCCGCAGTTGGTGGAGTGGCTTGCCGGCGAGATGCTGAAGTACGACATCAAACCCGAGATCGAGGCATTCGACCTGTCGCATATCCATCAGGCGGTGAGCCTCTCCAAGCAGGGCAAGCTCAAGGCCCCGCTCTATGTCCAGTTTGTGATGGGGGTCAAGAACGCCATGCCAGTGGACAAGCCGACCTTTGATTTCTATGTGGAAACGTTGCACCGGCTCGCTCCGGACGCTCACTGGTGTGGTGCCGGCATCGGCGCCAACCAGCTGCTGCTCAACGAGTGGTCGATCGCTGCGGGCGGGCACACTCGCACGGGTCTCGAGGACAACATGCGTCTCGATCGTGACTCCCTGGCACCCTCCAATGCAGCGCTGGTCGAGCGTACTGTGGCACTTTGCGAGCAATATGAGCGTCCTGTGGCCACCTGGCAGCAGGCCCGAGAGATCCTCGGTCTTAGAATGGCCTGATGGGGCAAACGTCCGGTGACAGCTAAACGATCCTGACTAGGGGCTGGCATCCATTAGGTGCCGGCCTCTTTCTTTCCGCGGGGCGTCGGTACCCGGCTGACACTAGTTCAAGTAGGCGAGCGCCACGGCCGCTTCGGTGTTGATGGCAAGGTGTCATCCAGATGTGAACGGCAGTTCGGCTCATTCAAGGATAATGCCACGAGCCATCCCCCGCGTTTGGTCCGCTGATGATTATGGGGTATACCGGACAGATGAGCCGCACAGGCTGCAATCTCGAGTAGAAAAAGCCAAAGACCTAATCATGGTATGCCGAGCTCGAATTAGGTAGCCGCGGAATGGGTTGCATTAGTAACTCTGGCTTTCCAACTCAAATCGTAGGTAACGTTTTATCTCATGTTGAATCAGCGCGCATTGGCGTATCTATGTGAAGTAGTGCGTAGAGGGTCATTTCGACGAGCAGCAGATCATCTGAATATAGATGTGTCTGTGGTCAGTCGTCAGGTAAAAGCACTTGAAGAATCTCTGGACGTGGCCTTGCTTCATCGCCACTCATCTGGTGTCCAGGTGACAGAATCAGGTCAGTTTCTGGTTGATCATTTTCAAGGCCAAGTGTCTGCCGAGAAGGTAGTGCTATCGAAACTTCAGGAGCTACAGGGTTTAGTCAGTGGGCAGGTCAGCATCGCGGTGGGAGAAGGCTTCATCGCTGACCTGGTTTCCGAGCCGTTGGAGTCCTTCATGACGGCTTATCCAGGTATTGAACTCGACGTCACCATGGCGGGAATGGATGAGGCCATAGACCTGGTCATCCAGGGGCATGTGGATTTTGCCTTGCTTTACGCCCCGCCCGTTGACGCACAACTGATATGCCACGTTGAAACCAGGCATCCCCTTGACCTGATCGTTCCCGCTGGCCATCCGCTGATGGCATTGAAACGGCAAGTATTACTGCAAGACATTGAAAGATATCCGCTGGGGCTGATGAACAACCCGTTTGGTATGCGTCATCTTGTCAATGCGGTTGCTCATCAAGAGCGCATTCCCTTACAGGCGCGGCTTCACACCAATTCGGTGGCGGTACTCAGGAATTTTGTGGTGTCAGGGATCGGTGTCACCTTCATGCCGCAGCTTACCGTCATTGACGCACTCGATAATGCAGAGATCGGCATTCTGGAAATGGCGCACCCGGCTCTTAATGGTGCTACGGCTCAGATTGTCAGCCGCCAGGGCCGCGAGCTAACGGTATCGGCGGAAGCATGTCTTCAGCATTTGCAGCGAGGTATGCGCTTTTTTAACAGCGATGCACCGCGGCTGTTGTCGTAATCGCAACACCTAGTGTATTGCAAAGGCAACAGAGGTGCTCATAGCCTGACATGCAAGGCCACATGGGTGAGCCGATGACATAACTATACAAGATCCTTCACAGAGGAGTCCGACATGGACCTGTCTCGGAAATTTGCGCTTACCACTCTTGCCTCAGCCTGTGTCATGGCATCCCTAGCCACGAGTGCCCAAGCCGCAACCACGGTAAATCTGAGCTATAACGGTGCTCCTGACGCTGATAAGAATGCCGTCCATGCTTTCGCCACCAATCTCAAACAGCTGGTCGCCGAGAAAACCGACGGCGAAATCGAGCTAAAGCTGTACCCCAATAGCATGCTGGGTGAAGAGCAGGAGCGCATGGAGCAGGTGATGAACTCGCCTAGCCTCAACATCGCCTCTTTTGCGGGCATGTCGCCGGTAGTGCCGGAGATTTTCGTCAGCGCCATTCCCTTCTTGTTCGATGACTTTGCCTCAGCGCGTACCTTCTTTGACGAAGGCCAGTATTGGAACAATGTTGAGGCGGCGCTGCGCGAGCGCACTGGTGCAGAGTTATTGGCCGTGGTCGAAGAGGGCGGTTTCCTGGCATTCACCAACGATGAGAAGCCTATCTCTTCGCCCGCTGACTTCGATGGCCTGCGTTTCCGTGCGATGGACCCAAGCCAGGTCGCGCTGTATGAAGCCTTTGGGGCGTCCGGTACCCCGATCCCCTGGACCGAAGTCTACATGGCCCTCAAAACCGGTGTCGCAGACGGTCAGATGAATCCGCCGATGTATATCATCCTCGGCAGCCTGTACGAAGTGCAGGATTACTTGACCCTGGCGAACATCCAATATTCCGACCAGTTTTTGGTAGGCAATGGCGCCATGATCGACGGTTGGGATTAGGAAATGCGAGCGAACTTCATGGAGGCCGTG
Above is a window of Halomonas sp. I5-271120 DNA encoding:
- a CDS encoding SDR family NAD(P)-dependent oxidoreductase, with the protein product MDKTRLEGKNCLITGAARGMGAAVAEHYAEQGANVCVADLNIDGCNEVVARIKEKGGKAIAVKLNVTERDQMQAAVKATVDAFGSLNVMVNNAGINKPLMFLDITEENWHQIMDVNALGCLIGMQEAGKQMIEQGKENGPYKIINVGSILSRQAFDDVVPYACSKHAVLAMINGGAKALVDHNITVNGYGPGVVRTELWEQLDKDLVSIGKFDKQGQSMDELAEKMILMKRYSYPEDVVGTASFLASPESDYMTGQLLMIDGGMIMQ
- the pcaF gene encoding 3-oxoadipyl-CoA thiolase, with protein sequence MSDVFLCHPRRSAVGRFGGTLASVRPDDLAASIFKAVLAEAPGLDPAAIDDVFMGCANQAGEDNRSVARMSLLLAGLPTSVPGTTLNRLCGSGMDAVGTAFRAIKAGEMELALAGGVESMSRAPYVMGKADGAFSRGQQIEDTTIGWRFINPLMKQAYGVDSMPVTAENVAEQFAIARADQDAFALRSQQKAAAAQQAGRFAEEITAIEIPRRKQTPLIFDQDEHLRETSLEKLASLSTPFRDGGSVTAGNASGVNDGAAAMLVASAAAVEQHGLTPMAKILGMATAGVEPRIMGYGPVPAVKKLLERTGVSLDEIDVIELNEAFAAQALACMRDLGLKDDDPRVNPNGGAIALGHPLGMSGARLMLTAAHELQKTGKRYALCTMCVGVGQGIATLIERA
- a CDS encoding CoA transferase subunit A, with translation MAEFLSLHDAVAQYVEDGATVAMEGFTHLIPFAAGHEVIRQKKRDLILIRMTPDLIYDQLIGAGCARKVIFSWGGNPGVGSLHRLRDAVENGWPHRIEILEHSHAAMACAFEAGAAGLPLAVLRGYVGSELPNVNDQIKFIDCPFTGERLAAVPAVRPDVSIVHAQKADRKGNVLVEGIVGVQKEAVLAAKKSIVTVEEIVEDLTAESGYHPNTCIIPGWAIDAIAVAEKGALPSYAHGYYPRHNRFYKEWDAIARDRDTFTKWLDENVFNAAGVSA
- a CDS encoding LysR family transcriptional regulator; its protein translation is MLNQRALAYLCEVVRRGSFRRAADHLNIDVSVVSRQVKALEESLDVALLHRHSSGVQVTESGQFLVDHFQGQVSAEKVVLSKLQELQGLVSGQVSIAVGEGFIADLVSEPLESFMTAYPGIELDVTMAGMDEAIDLVIQGHVDFALLYAPPVDAQLICHVETRHPLDLIVPAGHPLMALKRQVLLQDIERYPLGLMNNPFGMRHLVNAVAHQERIPLQARLHTNSVAVLRNFVVSGIGVTFMPQLTVIDALDNAEIGILEMAHPALNGATAQIVSRQGRELTVSAEACLQHLQRGMRFFNSDAPRLLS
- a CDS encoding IclR family transcriptional regulator C-terminal domain-containing protein encodes the protein MQEDMISPDDRDFVTALASGMEVILAFDDTTPRMTLSEVASKTGMNRARARRFLLTLHALGYVRKQQRHFELAPKVLNLGYAFLSANNYRSVIQQILEDITTECGESSSLGVLDGEDVTYVARSSSRHRLMAITLSVGTRLPAAHTSMGRVLLAQLPDADLDAFLMQVALEPHTDKSITDKAELKRRILDVRKQGYAIADQELDSGLRSVAVPAFDANDRLLGAINISTNAARIDYDTLIRQYLPLLQEKARQISASVS
- a CDS encoding 3-keto-5-aminohexanoate cleavage protein is translated as MSNPCIICVAITGSLPRKENNPAVPVTIEEQIESTQAAFEAGASIVHCHVRNDDQSPTSAPEKFARLMEGLKKHCPGMIIQLSTGGRSGAGEERGAMLPLKPDMASLAVGSNNFPTRVYENSPQLVEWLAGEMLKYDIKPEIEAFDLSHIHQAVSLSKQGKLKAPLYVQFVMGVKNAMPVDKPTFDFYVETLHRLAPDAHWCGAGIGANQLLLNEWSIAAGGHTRTGLEDNMRLDRDSLAPSNAALVERTVALCEQYERPVATWQQAREILGLRMA
- a CDS encoding alpha/beta fold hydrolase; the protein is MAFLNIHGRSVAYRLLGSEANPLVMLAHPLGMSQAVWDDILPVLLPRYRVLTWDLPGHGASQAWGEGPITPGDLAGEALALAEHAGADRFHFAGTSIGGVVGQSLIEYHAQRLLSATLTNTGAVIGNAELWNTRASRVRQEGLAVMSEEIVPRWFAPACFESEPALKDGWCTQMGRGDDDSYAKLCEMLGRDVFTGKLSGKGVKVQLFGGSEDMATPPATLKALAVELDGALLEILEGVGHVPSVEVPAQFAERLIAVIQAA
- a CDS encoding CoA-transferase subunit beta; the protein is MEYTSAEMMSVTAARALENGMTCFVGIGLPSEAANLARLTHAPDVVLIYESGTLQTKPDVLPLSIGDGELCESALTTVAVPEMFRYWLQGGKVDVGFLGTAQIDRFANLNTTLIGDYQAPKVRLPGGGGAPEIATNAGEVFITLKHSKRAFVKDVDFVTTLGFGRDGKGRDGVPNIGKGPTRLITDLCVMKPDPETKELTVVSLHPGVSREDVIEATGWEIRFSGELESTPEPSELELKILRELKDRTERQHAGE